AATTGATCACGGCGACGCCTGGATATCCAAATTACGACGCCTTAAGTCTGCTGACCGACTTGCCCAAGACACACTGTTTATCGCAGCCCCACCAGAAAGTGGTAAACCTAAACTGCTGAAGGCTTATGAAGAAATTTGCACAGAGCTGGAGTCCTACCCTAGCGTAAGGGTAGTGAGTACAGCCTTAGGTAACGACGACAGAATTATTGATCAGATCAAGAAGAATTCCCCTTCCTTCCATTGACCTATTTCAAGCCCGCCTAGTGCGGGCTTTTTATACCTGCCTCACAGCTTGCCCACCTTTACACTTTACATTCCTAATTTTAGTTTTCTTCCTATAGCGACATCACGCAACTACCTTACTGTATATAAAAACAGTAAAAGCAAGAAGACACCCATCATGCCGTACTCAGCGCGCCCGTAACTCATCAGCGCCAAATCTCCTCATACCATCGCCTGTTGCGCCGCGTTAATCACTTGCTGACCACGCCACGCGCCCGCCGCGAATGCCAGGCGAACCTCTCTCCCTCCCCGATGACCTCCCTGAAGACTGGGAGCGCCTGCTTGAAGAAATCGAGCAGGACGAATGCGCAAAGATGATCAAGCGCTCGGATGGCAGCGTTTGGTGTGCTGGAAGGCTCAAGGCTCACTTAGACAGTCTTTAAAATAAAGCGGAACCGCTAAAGAGAATCCTCGAATGAAAAAAAAAGGTAAACCTGTTGACCTTAAATAAAGGTATGCCTATATTTGACTCCAACACGAAGCCAAACAGCTTCAGGCCGAAAGGCCACGCTCTTTAACAAACTAGACCGCCGAGCTGGCCGATGCATAGCCAGCGGACGTACCGCGCAACGGTACGCAGTGCACGACCTACATGTCGTCACTGGGCATAAAACCTCATTCGGAGGGCGCAGCTGGATAGGCTGCGTAGTGGCAAGTACGTGTACGACCTAGGCGGCAAGACTCCGGGCACACGAAAAACCACTGACGGGAAAGCGACCGTTGGCCTATGCAAGAGAAAGAGAATACCGGCCTGCCTTGAGCGGGCCGGATGCTCTCAAGTCGCCTTTATTAGGGGACTTGGAAGTATTAGCGCACTTTCCGGTACCTGGCGCGCCACCCGGAACGAGAATTACGCTTGAGTATTCGGTTGGTTTATCGGAGCGTGGACCCGGCACCAATTCGCGGAGGCGCAAGTAGCAAGTCTTGCAAAGATGGCCGTAATCGTATTCTTCTGCTTCAGATAGAACAGCCCTGCACTCCGCGCACTTAGCTGCCAACCTCACCGGATTATTGAGAGCCTCAATAGCCTGCGCCCTTATCTCTCTCAGTCTTCGACGCTCAGCCGCTGAAGGGCGATTTGCCAAACGCTCCGCTCTGCGCCTTTCACGCTCTTCGTTTTTTGCAGCGAGCGCTTTTCTACGCTCTTCGCGCTCGCACTTCTTGTTCACCGCCTGAAATGCCCGGCGCAACTCTCTAGTTAGTCTGTCAATGACGACATCTGGACCGTCCGGGGTTGCATTGTCGCTCACTCTCAACTCCTGTCAGATGAAAGAACTCAAGAGTCGCTAATTGAGGAAGGCAACGCAAGATCAGCTGATGGCAAGTAATCAGCAACTGACAGCCAGATGATCCACGCGCCAGCGAGCCAGTAGCCCTGGCGCGAGCAATGCCCGTTTTCCTCGATGCCCTTGGTGACAGGGGTATCTGGGAAGACAACAAGAGGAGAAAATGAGTGTTATTGATATTGATTTCGAGGCTGGAGGTATTTCCCTTGAGCCTCTTAGTGGTAACTGGATTCGTGTTGAGGCGAAAGAAGCTGATGTTAAGCAGATTCTCAATTCGTTCGATCTCACAATGATCGTAGAGCACTACGGCGCTAGCGATCTTCTTGAAGAGATAGGCGAAGCGCAAGCAAAAGAACATTTCGAGATCGAATAACCCTTCACTTCTGCCCATTCACTGAGTGGGCAGCGGGAAGACAAGCCAAGTGGTTTGTTCCATTTTGGAACATACCACTCAGCGCAACAAGATCCCGCAAACACGACACGGGATGCCGCCTCTGATAACAGGAGTATGACGGGGTTCAGTGGGGTTCAGCGCCCTGGCAATAAGCTGCCAATGCCCTCGGTGAGGGTGTATTGGGGATGGCTTTAGTGGAGTACAGCGGATAAAACCAACGGACTAACCATTAGAGCCGTCCACCAATGCAGTGAGCAAGGCTGAATCAAGACAGTTCGGAGCATTAGCGACCACACGGGCCACTGACCGCATAGAACGGCGCGGGATTTGTTCAGCTCCGGCCACTGCATTAAGCGCCGACGGAGTTCGGGTGAGGACTGGCCTAACCAGTCTGCCCTATCAACTATCAAGCATTCCTTGACAGTTGCCCTGCATGACCAATTTCCCGGCATCAGGAAAATGGTTTCGCACGTATTCGCAACATCCTCTCCCGGTTCGCCGGGGTTCTTTCTCACATAGATCGCACCGGCAGGCGTCAGGCTGGCTATTCGCCCGGCTTGGTCACCGGGTCTGGCGCCTGACCAGTGCGATTTCACCGAGGAATCAATCATGGAAATTCGACAGATCATAGATTCGCTGAGTGAAGCAATTGATGCAGGTGATGCCGATGTGATTGAGCGATACGCCGAGCACTGCGCAGAAGGCATGAATGAGCTGGGCGAGCTTCTCTGCATTGCAATCATCGAAATGGATCGCCCGCAGTGGCTGGCAGTTATGTCCGTGACCTCGCAGAAAACGCCGAAGCTGGCCGATGCCCTTGAGGCAATTGAGCGCCATATCGACCGAGAGCGCCATGCCTTCATCGGAAAGCGCGCAAATCTCGGACGAAGCAGAAGAGGAAGCCGCAGTCCGGTCCGAATTTAATTCTGGGCTACGGAGGGTGTCATGAGCACATCCGACTGGCAGAAAGCCAAGGCTGCAGAGCTTGTTGAGTACTACGTCGAGCAGATAAAGCGCTCTGAGTTTCCAGAGCCAAATCTGTGCCAAGGCATGATCGAAATGGCCTACGCCACCGCCCTTCTTGATGATGAGCAGTACGGCTACTGGACCAGGCTCACAGAATTGGCGGTTCAAGAGCGGCGCGCCGAACTTCGTAAGATCAGGGGTGCGCGCATTCGTACCAAGAAACCTCAAGCGAATAAGAACAATGCAATTCGGAGGGCGTCATGAAAGCCATCTACCCAACCATCGAAGCCGCCATTCAAGCCCTGCAACAGCGGGGCTTTTTATTGGTGGCTGAGCTTCCGAAGGCAATCAAGATTGAGCGCCGCAATGGGCGCTGTGTGGTGACTGTATGACCACAAATCAGCGCGCCCGCCGCCACGCAATCTGGCTCAACGGCTTTCTGATGATCGCCCTCTTCCTGATCGTAACGATCATCGGCCCAAGCCTGGGCTAATCAATCGCAAAGCTCATGTAGGTGCATTAAATGGATGAAAGCCTTATTCCAAAGGACCTGCTCATTTAATCGCAAATGCAGAGCTAACACCTTCCCTATCAATCTCTACTGCTGCGTCATGCGCGGCATGCTTCTGCGCGCATATCGAGGTAGCCATGAGCAACGCAATAGCAACCATAACAAATGACATTTACGGAACTCGCGATTCGTTCGCTGCCGTCCTCACAGATCAGAGTATTAACTTTGACCGCGAGGCAGGGTTTGCGATTCAGGCCATCAGCGCAAACGACTACATCACTAAGGTTGCATCCAATAACCGGCAGTCAGTAGTCAATGCAATTGCAAATATTGCAGCAATCGGCATCAGCCTGAACCCAGCGACTAAGCAAGCGTACCTGGTGCCGAGAGACGGCAAGATTTGTCTTGATATCAGCTATATGGGGCTGATGGATCTCGCCATCGCATCTGGCTCTATTCGCTGGGCTAAGGCAGAGCTTGTATATGCGACTGACTCCTTTGAGCTGAACGGATACGACAACCCTCCTGCCCATAAGTACAACCCATTCAGCCAGGATCGCGGCGAAATTGTTGGTGTTTACGTGGTCGCAAAGACTGCGGATGGCGACTATTTAACCGACACTATGACGCTTGCGGAGGTGTACGCAATCCGTGACCGCTCAAGCGCATGGAAGGCCTGGGTTAAGGACAAGAAGAAATGCCCGTGGGTCACGGACGAGGGCGAAATGATCAAAAAGACCATGGTCAAGCGTGCGTCCAAATACTGGCCCATGACGCCGCGTCTTGAGCAGGCGATTCATCACCTCAATACAGATGCTGGAGAAGGAATTGATCTGACCGGGAAGCAGGCTGCAAATCCTGACTTTACCGCCTCATGGGTCGAAAAGGTCAATGCATCCGAGTCGGCAGAGGTTCTTCAGATGGTCTGGAAGCAGGCTGTTGAATCTGCCAGGGGAGCAGGAGATAAGCAGGCCTATGAACTGATAAAGGCTGCTGTTCTTGAGAGGCAGGCATACCTGAAAAATAACGCACCAATTGAAGGGGTGGCTCAATGATCATTATTAATTGCGAGCAAGGCAGCGCTGATTGGCATGCTGCTCGGGCTGGCTGCATCACCGCAAGCATGTTTGGCGTTGCTCGCTCCAAGGTCAACTGCCTAACAGAGCAGCAGCGCATTTACGTAGAGGCCATTCAGTCAGGCGCAGCTCAAAAAGAAGCGCTGGATCTTGCTAAATACAAGGCAGCTCCAAAAGCAGAGGCCGTAACCAAGGCTCTAGCTGGCGAGAAGGTTGGCGAGTTTTCCGATGCAGCTAAAAACTACGCATTTCGCCTTGCAATCGAACGCATCAGCAAGCAGCCGCTTGATGAAGGATTTGAAACCTACTCTATGCGCCGCGGGCATGAGCTGGAGCCTGAGGCTCGAATGGAGCACGAGTTTCAGACGGGGCTTATCGTCCAGCGCGCTGGGTTCGTTACCACCGAAGACGGATGCTTTGGGGCTAGCGCTGACGGCCTAATCGATAAAGACGGTGGCAGCGAATACAAGTGCTTCATGAATCCTGAAAGGCTCCGCGCCTTCCATATCGACAATGACGCCAGTGAGATTTTTGATCAAGTGCAGGGATGCATGTGGATCACTGGGCGCAAGTGGTGGCACATCGGCCTTTACTGCCCAGCCCTAAAGCCTGTAGGTCGTCAGCTCTGGTGGAAAGAGTTCAAGCGGGATGAGGATTACATCGAGCGCCTTGAGGCTGATCTGCTGGAGTTCAAGCTTCTGGTTGATCAGTACGAAGCCGAGCTTCGCAATCCTATCGAGACACAACAGAAGGAGGCCGCCTAATGGCCCGTGGAGTCAATAAAGTCATTCTGGTCGGCACCTGCGGCCAAGATCCTGATACGCGCTACCTGCCTAACGGAAATGCGGTAACCAACCTGAGCCTGGCCACCAGCGAGCAGTGGACCGACAAGCAGACCGGTCAGCGTGTCGAAAAAACTGAATGGCACCGCGTTGCCCTGTTCGGCAAGGTCGCTGAAATTGCCGGTGAGTACCTGCGCAAAGGCAGCCAGGTCTATATCGAAGGCAAACTGCAAACCCGCGAGTGGGAAAAGGACGGTATCAAGCGTTACACCACCGAAATCATCGTGGATATGCAGGGCACGATGCAGCTGCTTGGGGCGCGCGGAGATGGAGAAGGAACTCCACGGCAGCAGCGGGCGCGGCGCGAATCAGGAAACGGTAACGAGACCCGTCCGGCGGAAAATAGTCGGCCTCAGCAGTCAGCGCCGCAGCCAGAGCCAGACTACGACGACTTTGATGATCAGATCCCATTCTGAGGTAGCCATGGATATTGTTGAGCAATGCGTTGAGTCGTATCGGCGGCTCAAGAATCTGAAACTGGCCGGCGCTGAGATTGGTATCCCCTGGCAGACGGTTTATATCCATCTCAAGACCGCTGGTGAACCGGTCACTGGTGACAAAGCGCGGTACGGCTCTGACTCAGACAGGCTAGCCGCTCGCGCAGAGCGGCTGTTTGCTGAACTGGTGCCCGAGGCAGTCAACATGAACGGGAAGAAATTCCAAGCAAAAATGGACTTCCAAGTTGGGGGTTGGGGCGTTGACGTAAAAGCCTCGCGCCTCAACACGTCGAACCGGAACAGCAAAACTAAGCGCTGGGCTTTTGGAGTTAAGAAGCAAGAATCAGTCGCGGCGTTCTTCGTTTGCTTTTGCATGGCAGATGACGACAGCTTGCAGCATGTCTTGCTGATACCCGGCGAGATTGCGAGGACATACCAGACAATCTCGGCGGCTCAGTCTGGCAGCAAGTGGCTGGACTACAAGGTTGAGCCTGACGAACTGGCTCCTTTCTTCGAAAATCTGTTGGCAGCATAAGGGCTCTTCGGAGCCCTTTTCTTTGCCAAAACGGTGACGCATGAGCAATGCAGATGTTGGGCGCCGCACTCTCAAGCGCCTTCCGTGGACTGCCGAGCATGATGCCCAGCTTTCAGAGCTTTACAAAACCAAGCCCATCACTGCGATAGCGCAAGCAATGGGAAGAACCTCTGGATCAATTTTCAACAGAGTGCAAAAGCTCGGCTTGAAGCGGTCGGATGAATACAAGCAGCTTTCTGGGTGTGGGCGGTTCAAGAAAGGTGGAGCCCCATGGAACGCCGGAATGAAGGGCTGGAATGCAGGCGGAAAATCCAAAGACACCCAATTCAAGCCTGGCAATGTCTCCAGCACCTGGCGGCCTATTGGTGCTGAGCGAGTCAGCAAGGACGGAATCTTGTACCGAAAGGTGGCCGACACGCGAAACAAGAAGGTGGACTGGCGGCCAGTGCATGAACTGATCTGGGAAGAGCATCACGGGCCGATCCCTGAAGGAAATTTCGTCATCTTCATTGATCGCAACCGCAGCAACTTCGCGATTGAAAACCTTTTAGCTGTACTCCGCTCGACTGGGCAGCGCAACAGGGGACGCAGATATGGCCCCGAGTACCGGCAACAGTCACCCTGGGTTGGTTCAATGAAAAATAAGAAAGTCGAAAATGAAAGACGTGACCGAATTTCGTGAGTTCCTGGGCGAAACAATGCGCAAGGTGCTCAGTGGTGAGGCAACTGTAGATCAAGCAAAGGCTATCTCTATGGTTGCAGCTGAAATCAACGCATCAACGCGCAATGAAATTGAGCTAGCCCGAGCAACTGACGGTGACTTCAAGGGAACCGGCTTCATTGATGTTACGCCGCGCCCTCAGCAACGGGCAGCTATTCAAGGAGTTCGCTCATGAACGCAGATATCCAAATTCGCGACCCGCTGCGTAATGAGCTGGCTGCAAAGATGGCCGAGTTTGAAGCAAAGCGCGGGCCGGTAGTGACTATGCCAATCGTTCAGCGCTGCGATAAGCACTCGTATAACAATCGTATTGTTACCGACTCACGGGCCGCACGTCGCGGAAATGAAGCAGCACCTAGCCAGATGCCTCTAGCCAAGCGCGGCACGCGGCAGGCCCGGCAGCGCGCCATGTTACGCGAGGTCTGGAAATGAAAACCCGCAAACGCTCAATTCCAGCAAACGAACTGGCTCAGCTTATGAGCTAAGGCAGGTCGGAATTTCATGGAAGTGCATAGGGATCGGCCTTGGTCGCCATCCAAGCCATCTGCGTGACTCTCTGTGTTACGCGACACAGCACGGTATCACTCATGCGGGGCAATAGCCATGGCGCTAAAACAATCCGAGCGCGACGCCCGTACAGCAGCAAAACGCGCCGCGAATGCAGAAACAGAGCTTCGCCACCGAGTGCGCCCTGGCATCAAGGCCAAGCTGGTCGATCTTATGCAGTGGCACGGAATCGAAGAACAGGCCGAGGCAATCCAGTTGCTGATCATGAATGCGCACTCGCTCGGGCCTGAAGGTTCTGGCGCACTTCTACAAGTACCGCGCCACGAAATCACGATAAGCGAAAACGTGGCGCGGAAGTTAGAGGCTTATACGGAGGATGGAGAGGATGAGCGAGATTGAGAAGGTTGAGGTGGTGGCATGGTCTGTTATGGAAAGACCGGACGAGTTTAATGGCTTTGAGTGCAGGCAAAGGGTTACAACTATCAAACCTTCTCGTGCGGCTAAGTCGTTTGAGCTAATGACCGTCGCCCAGCATGAGCGCATTGTCGAGCAGTACAAGAAGGGCAGCAAAGAGCTTTGCGAGGCATTAAGGGCTCTGCTGGATGACACACAGCATGCCGGCCACGACTGTGAAGATATCCGATGCCCGGTAGCTAAGGCTGTTGCAGTACTTTGGATAGCCGAAGGCGACCAGCCATGACTGACAAGCCCACCGACAACTACCCGCCACTCGACTCCCCCGCCCTTGTCGGCAATACGAAATTCGATACCGGCGTATCAAGCAAGCTGGTAGTGAAGCAGCTCAGCGGAACTGTATTCGCAGCGCCATCCTTTTCCTGATGCCGGGGTTGCTGAGTTAAGGGCTTCAATCGAAGCGATGCAGAGCGACAAGTAACCGACAAGGAGAAAGCCATGCACCCAGAAAGCCCAAATGGCATATGGACTTCGCTCGGCTACTCAATAGAGCGCGGCAGTAAAGGAAGCCGAACCATCCGCCGCCCTGATGGCAGCGTCGTTGATATTGAGCGCCAGCCTGGTAATGACCATTACACGGACGAGCTTGCAGCGGCAAAGGCAGAGCGCGCAAAGCGCTTGCTGCCCCTCGGGCCAGAAGAGTGTCAGTCAGCTCAGCCTGATCTAGCCACCCGCCCTCCTTCCCAGCCTGATGCTGCGGGACGGGCAACCTTAGACATAACAACATATTCACGCCGCTGGCGAGGATCAATCATGCCTGACCAACTTACAGGGGCGTCATGAGCCGTCCCACCTTCTGCCGACACTCAGGCAAGCAAATGCCATGCGATTGCTTGGCCTGCACTCCACCGGATCAAAGCCATGACCGAAGAACAGCTACACGCGCTGTACATGCAGCGCATGAACCAGAACCAGTACGCCATGATGTTGCAAAGGGCAAAGAATAAGGGAAGTCGGAATGAGTGAGAAAACAAAAATCCTCCGAGGATTGGCAGAAAAAGCTAGCGCAGGCCCATGGTTTCCGTTCACTGGAGGCAATAAGTCAATCTGCGCAGTTTTTGGGCCTAAAGAATGCAGCCAGGGCGTTGGAACAATCATTAACTGGCCTGGATTTGATAGCGCTGACTGTTCCAAAAAGCAACGAAAAGGCCAATACCAGATTTATCGCGGCAGCAAATCCGAGCGCGATCATTGAGCTGTTAAACGATATTGATTCTGCTGCCGATGAAATCGACCGCCTTGCCGCCGAGAATGAGCGGCTGCGCGAACAGCATGACAAGTCGTGGCGTCGCGCTGGCATTGCGGAAGAAAATCTCAGAAGGCGCTATTCGAGCTGGAAGCGCTGAGGCAGCAGGAGCCGATTGGCGTAGTGCGCAAAGCATACGAATCCGGTGGTGTAACTTTCATTGGCGAGCTGAAAGCTAGCGCAATCATTGATGGAGTGGATGAAGGCGCGTCTTTGTACGCGGCCCCGCCCATCTCCGGGCTGGTTGAGGCGCTGGAGGGATAATCCGATTGCCCAGACGAGCGGAGTGGTGCTGAGCAATGCCCGCCTTACCTCGGCTGTGGACGCCGCAATGGTGGAGATGCAGAACATCAGTCCGCCGCTTCGCCGTAGCGAATGTGCCCGGTTGATACATGCTGCGCTATCCCGCCTCAACCAGCAGCCTGCCAGCGGTGGCGATGATCTGACTGCATCGGACTTGATCGCAGCCGCCGCCCACCGCGCCAATAGGGGGTGAGTGATGGATGTGTTTGCGTGGGTATTGAACTCAATCGGCTGCTTTTTGGTTGGCTGGGGTGTTCATGGTGTGTATACCGCATATAAGGCTAGACGCCCATGACCACCATCATCACCCTCACCCTTTCCGCAACCATAATCCTCGGCCTGCTCACTGCCTGCGCCCTACTCAAAGCCGGGGCCGAGTACGACCGAAACGCTGAGCGCGACGCTCAGTAATCCCCTTCCCTTACAACTTCAACTGCCGGTAACGGCGGGAGGTAGTGCTGTGTCTGAAATGAAATCAATCCCAGTCAGTGAACTGACTGGCGCTGCGCTGGACTGGGCGGTGGCGCTTGCGCTTGGCTGGAAGATGCGCCGCGTTCCAAGGGATATCGACGGGAATCATGGCGGAGAGGTGCTAGCACCTCCAGACCTAAGCAAGGACTTCCAGTGGCCGCCGCGAGGGTGGATAGCGCCTTGGTATTTCATTCGCCCGTGGTCTAGTGAATGGGCGCAAGGCGGCCCACTGGTTCATAAATATCAGATTGAGCTGAAGTGGATGGGCGTGGACGGCAAGGCCATGTGGTGGATGGCAGGCCATGAGGGCATCGCCATCAAGCAAATAGGTGACACGCCGCTCATCGCTGCCTGCCGCGCAATCGTGGCCAGCAAATTTGGCGACACGGTTGAAGTCCCATCGAACTGATCAACGCCTAACAAGACCCGGCCCAGCGCCGGGCAAGGAACCAACATGACAGAACGCGAAATGCTTGAGCTGGCGGCGAAGGCGGCGAGCATCAAGATCAAATTCTTCAACTCAGATGGCGATGCCGTAGTGCAGTGTGGCGGCGGCGGGCCTGAGAGTTGCATAGTCAACGCATGGAACCCGGCACAGTATAAAAGCGATGCACTAGCGCTAGCGGCGACCCTCAAGTTCACAGTCGACTTTGAGCGAGGCGTAGTTTGGGGCGCTGGCGATCTTGACATGACAAAGCTGGGCACAGCATCACCCGATGATCCTTACATGTGTCTCGCTATCACGAGTGCCGCAGCAGAGATCGGCAAGAACATGCCTTGAGCAATTCAGGGCATCCAGCAACAACCCCCCCTCTAAAACATCATTCAACCCTGCACACGCAGGGCGGAGAGTGTTTCTATGGCTAAGATAATTTCTCAGATCACAGCAAGTTTGCCCCGTCTGATGGAAGTCGGGGAATATCGAAAACTGCGCTATGCCGGTGACAAGCCAAGCCTCCAGCAGCTCAAACGCTGGATTG
The Pseudomonas mendocina DNA segment above includes these coding regions:
- a CDS encoding YqaJ viral recombinase family protein, with product MIIINCEQGSADWHAARAGCITASMFGVARSKVNCLTEQQRIYVEAIQSGAAQKEALDLAKYKAAPKAEAVTKALAGEKVGEFSDAAKNYAFRLAIERISKQPLDEGFETYSMRRGHELEPEARMEHEFQTGLIVQRAGFVTTEDGCFGASADGLIDKDGGSEYKCFMNPERLRAFHIDNDASEIFDQVQGCMWITGRKWWHIGLYCPALKPVGRQLWWKEFKRDEDYIERLEADLLEFKLLVDQYEAELRNPIETQQKEAA
- a CDS encoding single-stranded DNA-binding protein, which encodes MARGVNKVILVGTCGQDPDTRYLPNGNAVTNLSLATSEQWTDKQTGQRVEKTEWHRVALFGKVAEIAGEYLRKGSQVYIEGKLQTREWEKDGIKRYTTEIIVDMQGTMQLLGARGDGEGTPRQQRARRESGNGNETRPAENSRPQQSAPQPEPDYDDFDDQIPF
- a CDS encoding recombinase RecT, with the protein product MSNAIATITNDIYGTRDSFAAVLTDQSINFDREAGFAIQAISANDYITKVASNNRQSVVNAIANIAAIGISLNPATKQAYLVPRDGKICLDISYMGLMDLAIASGSIRWAKAELVYATDSFELNGYDNPPAHKYNPFSQDRGEIVGVYVVAKTADGDYLTDTMTLAEVYAIRDRSSAWKAWVKDKKKCPWVTDEGEMIKKTMVKRASKYWPMTPRLEQAIHHLNTDAGEGIDLTGKQAANPDFTASWVEKVNASESAEVLQMVWKQAVESARGAGDKQAYELIKAAVLERQAYLKNNAPIEGVAQ
- a CDS encoding HNH endonuclease, which produces MSNADVGRRTLKRLPWTAEHDAQLSELYKTKPITAIAQAMGRTSGSIFNRVQKLGLKRSDEYKQLSGCGRFKKGGAPWNAGMKGWNAGGKSKDTQFKPGNVSSTWRPIGAERVSKDGILYRKVADTRNKKVDWRPVHELIWEEHHGPIPEGNFVIFIDRNRSNFAIENLLAVLRSTGQRNRGRRYGPEYRQQSPWVGSMKNKKVENERRDRIS
- a CDS encoding ead/Ea22-like family protein, whose translation is MRKQKSSEDWQKKLAQAHGFRSLEAISQSAQFLGLKNAARALEQSLTGLDLIALTVPKSNEKANTRFIAAANPSAIIELLNDIDSAADEIDRLAAENERLREQHDKSWRRAGIAEENLRRRYSSWKR
- a CDS encoding phage protein NinX family protein; the protein is MKSIPVSELTGAALDWAVALALGWKMRRVPRDIDGNHGGEVLAPPDLSKDFQWPPRGWIAPWYFIRPWSSEWAQGGPLVHKYQIELKWMGVDGKAMWWMAGHEGIAIKQIGDTPLIAACRAIVASKFGDTVEVPSN